The genomic stretch aaaaaagaaatacaaggAGCTCTGCTGTGAGACAATCAAGAACAAGGCCAGATGTTTATCACCTTTATCATCTAGAGATGCAGGGAAATCTTTAAGGTTTGTGCAGAAATTCATATCAAATATAagcttaaaaaacattaaaaactacAGGTGATGATTTTTGGAATGACTTAAAGGTAAGGAAATATGTGACAGTCTTTTAAAGTAACAAAGAGATTCATCTTCATTTTATAAAATTCTACatctttgtatgttttacaGAAACAGAGACGGAGGACTTACATAATCTACGATGGAGCGCAGCAGCTGCATGTCTGAGTCTCTGGATCCAGAACTTTTCTCCAGCTGCAAGTGAAGAGCCGGAGCCAACGGGACACCCACTAACTTCACACCTGGAGTCCTGTcgcaaaaaacaaaatactgatATGATATAACGGCCACATACTGCCTGaacagagaaggtagacggttttaaggcacccccacacggccgttttagacgccccttggtttgccagatatgagagcagttatcaggtcaaaccaacaggtgttgcagcgatggaagcagcaagagaagtggttcagatagaagtgattgtacccgacctaaaaagcctctgcatgtttctaataagctccacgagcagaaacgtgctcaaactaggatcaatattggagatgtttttgaaaaatggagagaggttagaacacagaaaggtttacagaccgatgcagagctggataaatactgaagcttcagtgtccaccacatggtgacctgtgtgagcatcgactctagagaggagagggggagacagatctctacaatgtttagaatttagactgcagtacccattttaaccactagatGTCAGGGTTACATATAATTATGGGAACAATTATCCTCTGTAAGTAATGTCTTCCTAAAGTGTTTTATCAGTAGATGGACAGGTGGATTTTATTGTAGTATGTGTTTTGTTATGTGaataaatgaaagcagaaaaTAGAGCTGTGTCAGGGATAAGATGGGCTAGCGATTAGGTCGCCCCCCTATGTATGGAGAGCTGCCCAGGTTCGAGTCCggcctgtagctcctttccccactctctctctccctggtttcctagTCTATCTACTCTCCTTTCCAAAAGAggcaaaaacaaagatttcaaAAACTGTTCCTCCTGACCATGCACATTAAAATCAGAAATACTCTTGCACAGAAAAAATGGATGATTCTGCATTGTCTGTGCAGAAAGCATAAGTGAAGCTAGAGTAACCCTCTTTGACGTTCCTTCTTCGGTCGACAGTTGCAGGCCGTTATCACAGAGACTAGAGCGCACATGAACTCACCCCTGTAACGCCTTGTGAACATGTTTGCACTTTTCCCTCAGGACGgtaaaaatatctgaaaaacagaagaaaatatatcaaagagTGTGAAAAGACATGAGTCTTAGAATAAACGATATTTAGAGGTGAAACCAGGAGGAAGCCCGTACCTGGATCCTCCTCCATGATGCTGAGAGCCTCgatggcagcagcagccagcatgGGGGGCAGAGAGGCGGAGAAACAGTAACCCTGACCCGACAGACGCTGAAAACCAGAAGAGACATGTATACTTCATGAAACTGTACCGCCATATCACAACAGACCGCTAAGAGAGTAAGACGTTTCCACACCAGCTTCATCAGTTTGTTAGTCTTTATGAGGAGCAGTGATACAGAGAGACAGTgatttctaacatgttttttttttacctggtgGTCGATGACAAAGGAGCGTCCGCAGCAGAATCCCCCGATAGAGGCCACAGCGTTCTCCATGTTAGCACTGATCAGATCAATGTCATCAATCTGCACCGTGACCAAACAGAGCCACCAAAGTATAATCACATTCATGTTTATTCAGAGCTCTgcacgttttttttgttttttttgaacaCAAGATACACAGTTGTTGGCGTAATCCCTGGAAGCGGtttcctgcagctctgaacGAGACATTACGAGAATTTGGCGAGACATGGCCAGAAACTGACACCAGGTTCTGCTAAAGTATCAGAACTGCCCCCCAGCAGTTCTttcaaggacacgcccacctggaggaccactcaaatttccctgcgactgcaaacagagctggccaatcagaggacagtTGGGAGGTGGGGAGGCagggtcttaaagagacagtagctgaaatgaagtgtttcaggcagaggctgaaatgagggattttcctgacaccagtatcagataaagAACGGGGTTTTTTTTGAGCTAAGCTTCTCACAAAGCGACTCAACAAGagtcccagactgacatcatgaatggtgacagtgaggataatagatctcctataaaataaatctatagGAAGAAGAAGTATTATTGTAATCAATCAGATctttacaaagaaaacagtgaaaacCTGAATAGATTGAGCTTTCACAGAGCAGATATACTTTAAAATAGAGACAAACTTTAAGTCGAGTGTACTTACGTTGACCCCGAAGTGTTCGGTGACTCCTCGGCCGTGTTCTCCTAAAACCCCAAACGACATGCTCTCCTCCAGAAAGATCCGCACCTTGTACTTGTACTTCAGCTCCACCTGCAGGTGAAACACGATGCATGAGCGCAGACACCCACACTCATGACAGCACTGCCAGAAGTGTCAGATTTAAGTTAAGATGCATAAACCATCTGAAGTTaaaaaactgagagaaaaactgTGGCAGACACTGAATCAAGTCTGTGTGTACTGACTGTGTCCCttgtctgtctacaaaccccacaataatgagaaaagtccatcctctccatcttttgcctgctccacttttcagaaaatgtgtgctcaaacaggccgtttggagattttcccttcatgacatcacaaagggcagtaacccctcccccaggtgggtgacactcccacagctaggtgtttgttctgccttctgagtctgccttctcaccgtaaacaataggacatgaaagaccgagccacccaagcccttccagagagggggcgtggtcagacacagcccatttacatatttaaaggtacagaggaTATGGTGTATCAGAGATTTAAAGGTTGTGCATGCAACAGTTTATAATCAGTGTTGCCTTCCTGAAGGACAATAAACCTGGACAGTCAACAAACAAAGGagattgtgtttatttcatcGTAGAGACATGATCTCTTAGATTTTGATTTACCAGTTCAGGGAGCGGACAGATGTCAGCTGTGTTGATGTACAGACCCTCCGCCACAATGAATTTCCGGGTCACTCGAGCTTTACGTGGATTCTGAAAGGTAAACAAAAGGTTTTTGTATATGAGACTCTGCAGTTCAAACATTCTGGGCCGTATTTATtcaccgtattggtccgaatataagacacCCGGTATTATAAGATGACCCGCCAATCAAGATAAGTTTATGAAAAAAACTTTGTGAAGATCAcagtctccccctggtgtctcctgctgacactgcagctgtgagtgattcccctctctctacctgattgccgactctatccgctgtcctgtctctcgaataaaagcacaaaaagccccaaaaataaatctttaaaaaataaaacaagtctaGACcctgaaggtaaaaaaaacatcttatatTCAGACTATCACGGTAATAGCACAGCTCACACTGTTCTGACCTTCTGGTCCTCCAGCTCCTGCTCCTTCAGCAGCCGCTCCAGGTCCTCCATGTCGTTGTGTTTGAAGTATTTGATGAAGCTGCGGGACGCCTGGAGACCCTTCTGGATGGAGAAACAGGCGGCTTCATCCCTGAACATCAAAGGAAAcgttgtaaatatttaaaaggtGTAAACATGATGCAGGCTGCAGCTGGTACATGTGTCTCTCTGGATCCGGTTATGATGCTGCTGTGAACACGTCTGTCCTCCTGACTCACACAAAGATGATGTCTCCTCTCTTGGAGTACGCCGGGATCGCACTAGCCACGGTTGCAAAGCCGTACGAATAGATGATGGCTTCTTCAGTTTTCATGAACTTGGCCAGACGGCTCTCCAGCTCCAGATGAACgtctggaggagagagacgagAAGGTGGTTAAAAACAGCCATCAGTCACACAGGAGCTCGCCATCACAGGcgcagtgtgtgagtgtgtgaggggaGAAAGACTGTCAATAAGGCCCGTGTCCACATGCCGTTTATTCTGGGACAGAAGAGCGATGACTGTGCACTCTGGAGCGCTTGCATAAAGCGTTTGTGCACCGAGACGaaatgacaacagtctgttgataaCGCCCACTGTACGAtggacactgctccgttacttttccTTGATTGTTTTTATTCGAGATCGTTTTGACCcagcagacacggagcgaggaggatgtgggtacaagacacgatctgtcgaaaaatacggggaatatcaaacatctggaaaagagcgccggtgatgTCAACAACGCCTTTATGAAAAAGTTGAACGATTTTCAACTTGAAGCCATCGGAGCGGCTCAAAATCGTCTCAAAGTTTAAATATCTGGTATCCTGACATCCAGTGCCAGCTGTTCTcaggccccgccccctctgaCTGACACTGGAGACTAAGCATCTTTAGAAACATCTGCTTGACAGCCTCTGTGGTTTCTATCGTCTATAAATCATGTGGCTGCAGACGGAGGAATTTTAAttagaatagaaaaaaaagatagagaGTTGTTTACTCACCAAACGTCCCGTAGAATCCTCTCGGACCACACGTACCAACGCCATATTTCTTCAGGGAGGTCAAAGCTTTTTGCTGTGAGGAGACGAAACAAGAATTTAACCTCTTAATGATTATTTCACtgaagtaaaaacaacacaaacacagctggtgATAGCATCAATGTCAGAAGCTGACCTTGACCCGCTCGTTGTCGAGGAGACCGAGGAAGTTAAAGGATGCAAAGTTGATGCACTCTTTTCCATTTATGATGATGTTATGGCTGGGAggtctgcagaggaaaacagGGAGTTTAAATCCAAcatcagtttctttttctttttgctgcagCGTTTCATGAGCTGGaaataataatgatttaacaCAAAACACTCGGCTGAACTGATCTGGTGTCTTTTGATACTTTTGGATCTGCACGAGAACAGAACTGAAAGTCCTCAGGAGTCTAAacggcctttcagataggacgcAGTGCTTTCCACAGAAGATtggacacatacaaacatactgTGCATCCAAAAGGTAGCTATTTTCCCGACTATTGTTTCATTCACTTAGCAACGTGCATCGTTTTGCCCATCTGCGCAACGCCCTATTCCACCATGTGCAATTAATGAATTATAAATCGAAGGCTAACACTCTGAGCTACAGGATCCTTTTAGTTTCTATTCTCTCCCCTGCAGCTCCGACGTGAAGAGCTGTCTGCCAGAGCACATCGACTTTTAcccttatttacattttattttaagcagTTAGAAAGAATCCATTTACTCAAAGTAACTGAGCGTTATCTTAAAGCAGTGAGTGAAGGAGAGGGAGGCCGGGGTTCTGTGTGGTTTTACCCAGTGACGACGTCATAGTTGAGGGAGGGGTGGTCTTTAGAAACAGGAGGAACCAGTGGCTCCGGCTGCCACTCCTCAATCAGGTCCTCTTTTTCCTGAAGGCACATGACACAGCTgctcagagacaaacacacttaaacacacacacacacacacttctgtttgtttgtaacTCTGCGGCGCTGCGTTTACCttctctgtcagtctgtagGTCTCGGGGAGTTTGTAGGTCTTAGAGAAGAGGAGTCTGATGATCCACAGGATGAGGATCCCCTCCAGGATCAGGTGATACGCAGGAGCCTGAggaggacagacacacaggaggacacggacacacacaccaggGTGTTTGTTGGTTATTACTGATAACTTTACTCGATGCACAAGTTTGAATCAAAGCAATAAACTAAAACGTGTATCGTCATCCACACCAAAACTCCCTGAACATGTGCAGAGCTGCGTAACATAAGCACTCATGTTGTCATGAGACCAGATTTGTAAACTTTGATACGATTGTAgtaaaaaatctaattatatcAAGTAGGAATGTATCGATACATCGGTATCGGCCGATATCAGAGCTGTTGACAAGACATCTGCAAATAATGCAACATGAGCAGAAAGGTGACAATAAGTCAGCAGGACAGTTTCTCTATTTAACCTCTAAGACCATCAAACTGTTGTgattgtttgtcaaagcactttgtaaacctgtttttaaagatgctatataaataaagtattataaTGGAAATGACCTGTATCTGTTGAAGACATCAATAAGTGTATTTCTGTACAGGTACAGAGTGAACTTGAACTCATCATCACACTAACTATGCAGCAATGCTCGACTTCACGACAGATAGAAACACTTTTAACTTTACGGTAGTTTAAGTTTTAACGCTGAATTACAACACCAATACGTGTTATATTATTTCCCACTTATATGTTGAGGTTTAGGAGAAACAGCAGCTTTCTAGTGATCATTAAACGTCCATGTTCACGTTTGAGAGGGAGAATCTGTCAGACGTCCCCGGGACACGGACGTTACTTCCTGATTGAGAAGTTTACATTTATCGTTTCTCGGTTTATCCGTGAATACAAACATCACCGTGAAGCTGAACACACGGATAGAGTGTTGGAAGACttcataaaatgattttacaCGATTTAAGTAAATAGGAGGGAAACTTACTTCGTAAAACGCCTGAACCATTTCCACCAACACCCATTGCTGCCCGgacgccatgtttgttttcctgctgcAACGTCATCCGCAATGCTGCGTTCGTGGACCACaagaaaaataatacattttagcATCCGTCCGTAAAACTTCATCAGGCCTAAATTTACTCCCTgattcccccttttttttttgactggacGATTTGAAATTCAGACGATTCATTGAACAGGAGGCCAGTCtcactcctttttttattatcagtGGCACTAGTGGAATTAACCTTAGTAATATCCCCTGCTGCGATATATATCAGAAACAGTATTTAGTAAGCGTCTTTGTTAACCTTGAAAAGGTGCTTGACACCATAAACATTACCATACTTCTTAAAAACATATCAAATCGTTTGTTtagataaataatataaaatcaGAAACATGCAATATTAAGTGTGGGGCACCCCAAGGGTCGGTCCTGTGCATTGATGATTTTGTTAATGTATCCAAACTGCCTAAGTGTATTCTGTTTGCGGATGATACCTGCTTATTTTATTCTATGAAGGCAGAGGGCCCATAAACAGTACTTGTGGTGATAATTCCCATTAAATGTTAATTGGAGCAGCGTCtggtgtgtctctgtcttttgatgtttttgtttagcaCCCAGTACTCCACTTTTCAGATGTGGGTGTGATTAACCTCATCCCCACTGCAAATGGGGATTTTCCCTCAATGTGTTTTCCAGGGGTTTAGATAAAAGATACTGATAATGATGTATTACACCTTCAATCGATTCATATGTTGTTTCTCGGCACATCATTCAGGACACTACTTTTAAATCATCATAAATTTGCTCTTTAGCTGCTCACCAATGATTAGACTGCTTGTTTTGGCAGAATACAGCACCAATAAAACATATATGTGAGGCTACACACAGTTTAAAATGATGACATGATGAGTCAGGGAGGAAAAGTTCATAAAATAAGACTTTATTAGAGACGCCAAGTCACAGAAACGAAAACATCCTCATTATTTCCAAGAGGAAACTGTGGCactgaatgaacaaaacacaaaaacagaaatctgtATAGAGGCTTCTTTGTCTGAAAGATTGTCTGATTGTGACACTTAAACGATTGTgaactttaaattaaacatttaccGATCGTCAGACAGCATCTTCAGTCTTCTGTCTTTTCAGTTTTACTTCAGCCGCTGGAGGATTACTTCAACACTTTTCTATCTTTATCAAAAACGTAAAAGTTTAATGGACTTTTAATAcatgttgattgttttttattgccaaTATCAAAACAGATTTAATGAAACACTGCTCTTTTGCTGCCTCTAACAGCCTGTGGACCGATTTACATGCTAAGGATGGTTGTACCAAGAACAATCCAAAGGGTGAGACATTAAATAGACACTCCAGAGCCTCGCTTCTGTTCCGCTCCCCTCCCGCGCCAACAGTGCTAAATAATAGCTTGATATGGACCCTCACATTACAACACACAAACcctcataaaacacaacatatctGCTCGTCCTGCTGAATGGGAAAACTACAATCAATATCAGCGGGGCACTCGACCCGTAACTGTCTCATACCAGTTAGCTCGCTAACTAGGTTGTCCTGAGTGGAAGGTGTCAGCTGAGCCAGGAATACACGGTAGGATTGGAAAAATGCTGTTCACACTGCAAGAGTAAATAGTTTATAGGCTTGCCACTTTGGGCATGTCAGAAATTCATCTGATTGGTTGGGAGCAGTTGTTtaagctgtgattggtcctcGCGCCTCTCTCTACACGGAAAATGACACGCGGTGGAGTTGAAATTTGCATCGACTTCAAAATCAGCCATACAACTCAATTACCGGGTCAGATTTGGGCTGAAAACTCAGTGTATCCCCGGCTTCAATCAGCCAGACTTCTTAAACTGACTTGGCCTGTGAATAAGTGTTCATGCTTTATATTCCTTTGTCTTTAATAACGTTCAGCTATGCACTTAGCCAAGTCTGAGCTAACAGGATCACTTTAGCTTCCTCGCTTGCTAATGCTATCGCTAATAAAACACTATCCTCGTGGAAAAGTCAGATCTGGACAAACTGACTTCACCAGCTGTTGTGAACCATGATATGACCATCAGTGTTGAAGAAGGTGAAGTTAAAGGAACAGGTGTGTATCTAATGTGATGATGTAAATCGCTACCTGTCTCATCAATGTCACCTTATTGGCTGATGTAATATCGTTCTTATAGAGTGTGAAGAACGGGGATGCTGATTGCAGTTCACTTAATGGCCACCTGTGgcaatgatacattttttaaaactccacCAAGTACCTTTGAATTGGacaaatatcaaacaaacaacatgatgatgataaggAAACATTCTGCTAGCTGTCCTCTAGAGTCACTTTTTGATTCATGGCAGGAACTCTCTGGATGGTTTGgcaaaaacaagataaagaaaTGGCGCCCGCCACATATGAGAGATCGTTAGAGAGGAGTCAACATGTAACCACGCAGCTTTATGTCCGCAGGATGGAGCCTCAATGAATTCAGATTAGTAAGATTACATATTTCTCTcgccacagaaacacaaacacacacgaacAGATTGCGTACCGTAGAAGACGCACTGCTCAGCAGCCGCCTTGATTAAATACTGACTTCACTGTTTCACTGAGTCGTACGCTGAATACCTGCGACGCGTTAGAGCAGCATGTTGGGTTTAAGCCTCACAATGTTTCTCCTACAATATATTAAGATTGTCAAATATTTCCACCatctgttttaacattttacaacCTGCGTCATTTTAATGACTGATGGTATCGAAAAGAGTCACAGCTTTAAATAAGACTACATCAATTTCATTAGAGGGGTGAGTAGAAGGGGAATGAATCCACCAAAAGTAGCAAACAACTTCACACCgtctgaattgcacaaatacattggcaaatATTTGTGTAATTCAGACGGTGTGAAGGTGTTTGCTGGCAACTTTTGGTAattgaaaacagaaatgatccaatattctgcctgagacttttatttattttgccctggtattgaaacaggtgtCGATATAGTTCGATCTGTACTAGTATCATATCTGATTTTGAAGTCTACCATGTGTCttccatttgatttttttttctgaaatgaaTATAAACTGGTTGTAATCACCGATCGAGTCATTTGGGCAATACTACTTATTCTTtgggtcattttaaaaatatttccgAAGCTGTGGACTACCAAAAGTAGCGTGGTCAGatgtataatttaaaaatatgacGCTGGTAAAAACTCAGAGTTAACCCAAATCCTAAAGAACTGGAAAAAGGTCCCAAAGCTCTTTAACTGCATCATTGGCactgtaaataaaacatcaggAAATTTGTAAAGCTGAAAAGAACAGGACACTGTTCAAAGTACCAAGAAACAACCACTGTGTTTGGGTCAGTGGTCTCCCAGCTGGTTTGGAAATGGATACACTAGCTGACTTCCGTTGTTTGATGCAGGTTATCTTAGACTCAGTTCTGCTCTGGCATTATATTGTCCCATTCCTTCGAGGTTAGTCTTCCTGCAGTTATGTTAGTTTGGTTTAATTGGTTTGGTCCATCTCTGTTTTGGATTGGAAAGTCTTGGTTCCTTCCAGGATTTAATGTTCCGCCCTATAAGGACCCCTGTCCGGCGCTTCTTCAGCAGAATTGAGGTAAACTTGCATTAACAGTGCAGCGGTGTTGGAGTGTCAGGATGAAGTTCTGTTATACCCCACCTCTATGTGCTTCTCCAGCCACAGCTCGGCTAGCTGCATCGTCGATGCAAACGTACTCGCTTTGGACCCAAGGCACATCTTGTATTGCTTCTGCTCCAGACTTGAGTTGCAGTGGACGGGATGATAAACGTGAACGATTCCTGGTTCCTGACTGCGTAACACTTTTAAACCAGAATTTATCACTTTGGTGAACAAGTCCACGTCTTCCAACCCCCAGCCGAGGATCGAGGTGTCAAAACCTCCAGTTTTTAGTAAGTCACTCTTAAAAACACAGGCGATCCCGAAGCCGTAATCCCGCCAGAAACCGCTCTTCTTTGTGAGCACAAACTTGCTTTCTCTTGGGGTTCTCTCAGGATAGACTATTTTTGGATTGTACTGACTGAAGACGACAGGGAAGTAGACCTGTCGACCTTGAACAGTGTTGTCTCTGCAGCGCTGCAGAGCGTCACCATTAAATATAAGATCAACATCACAGAAGAAGAGTAGAGTGTTGTTATCCAGCTGTGCAGAGCCCAGCTCCAGAGCTAAGCCTCTGGAAAAGTTCCCTGTCATGGGGATTATGGACAGGTCAGCTTTGGGATACTTCTTGTGATAGTCTTTGATTAACTGAACGTGTCGTCCTCCGCTCGGATTGCTCTCCCCGTCCACCAGGATGAGAGAaagctttacattttgtttgggTATCAAACACACTTTCTCAAAGTTCTCCATGAAGCGCATTAAAGTGTCGTAGCGACCGGACAACGGGACGAGGATGTTGACCTTCCTCTGACTCTGCTCCCACACCTCTGCGGTTGATTCGTAGACTTGGAAAGGTGACAGGAACTTCAGAGAGTTGGGCAGGAAAGACTGGGACTGGGACTCAGAGTTGATGGCGGCCACGAGTTCAGACACATCCAACTCTTCGGTTTCTGTAAAGAAGGGTCGGCTGAAGGACTGCTGAAGGTAAGCGTGTCTCCTCACGGGCACAGTTATCTTGCGTCCTTTATGTTTCCTGTACAGAAGCAGTAAGTCTAAGATGTATTCTGCACCGTGTATTGGATCCACCCTGTAGTATCCATACTGGATCTCTTTGAAGTCAATAACACGACCACGAGTTTTTGAATTCTCATTAATCATTTCCATGACCTGCAGGATAATGTCTTCAAGAGCGGTCCGGAAAACGTTCCCAAGGTTGTGCCGAGACATCTTGTTCTCGACAGCAGAGTAAATATGGCGTCCGGTCAGGAAGTCCCACTCAATGACATCACTCCTCTCGTTGGGCCGGTAGAGCATGTAGGATGGGGGGGATCCCAGCTGCTGGTCCTCCCACAGGACTTCTGTATCGCTGAGATGACTCATGTCCAGGCCTTCGCGGTGGAGCAGGATGGTGCGGTACCGGAGTCTGGAGATCTCTCGGCTCAGCATGAAGTTGTGGAGTCGGTACTGGAAGGCGGGGTTTTTGTTCGGGTGGAGTGTGATGGCGTTGTGGATTTTGCTACTGCGAAGATCCTCAATGAAACCTTTCTTGTTGCGTTCGTAGTTCTCATAGAAGAGCTGCTGCATCTGTGAAGAAAGAAGCCATGACATGAGAACAAGACCATCGAAGACGTCCAAATACCTGAACGAAAAAAAAACGGGAAAAGTATTTTTACCGTTTTAATCAAACTCAATCGCTATGAACAGATAACTAGTTGAAACCATTTACAGTGAAACCTTTCTTTTGCTCCTTCAGAGAAGCCTCGCATTCCTTCTCTGTCACTGTACACAGGGTCCATGGGACTCCAGAAATGTTAATCATCACTGAGTACATTTACCTCATAAGACCAGACACACTGCGTTCCTCCGAAGCGTCTCACACAGCGGCCCACCTCCACATCCTCGTGTGTGGTGTACATCTCCCTCAGACAGGTGCTGATATGAGGGACCATCCTGCGGAGAACCTCCCTGCTGAAGATCATCCCGGGCCCCCCCATGCAGAAGTTCTCTCCGGGCTCCAGGGCCAGTCTGCCCAGCTCCTCAGCCATCCCCAGACCGGTCTgaccaatgtacagaggcttactGCTGTTCAGAGACCGCAGGAAGAGCTCCAGCTTCTCACCTAGAAAAGGGTCGAAATCAGACTTGAATATGAC from Labrus bergylta chromosome 17, fLabBer1.1, whole genome shotgun sequence encodes the following:
- the chsy3 gene encoding chondroitin sulfate synthase 3; the encoded protein is MALRSRRSWTTVIFGVFLGFTASSWLIVPQVLESKRKKSPECVYFSDSSAGKVPDPAVRDRGGPQVGPEELRGFGLGGNVTGETRKPVNRPKRFLYVGVMTAKKYLRSRAVAAYNTWVSSIPGKVEFFSSAGSGTVYAPGPLPVVSLEGVDDAYPPQKKSFMMLKYIHDHYLDKYEWFMRADDDVYIRGEKLELFLRSLNSSKPLYIGQTGLGMAEELGRLALEPGENFCMGGPGMIFSREVLRRMVPHISTCLREMYTTHEDVEVGRCVRRFGGTQCVWSYEMQQLFYENYERNKKGFIEDLRSSKIHNAITLHPNKNPAFQYRLHNFMLSREISRLRYRTILLHREGLDMSHLSDTEVLWEDQQLGSPPSYMLYRPNERSDVIEWDFLTGRHIYSAVENKMSRHNLGNVFRTALEDIILQVMEMINENSKTRGRVIDFKEIQYGYYRVDPIHGAEYILDLLLLYRKHKGRKITVPVRRHAYLQQSFSRPFFTETEELDVSELVAAINSESQSQSFLPNSLKFLSPFQVYESTAEVWEQSQRKVNILVPLSGRYDTLMRFMENFEKVCLIPKQNVKLSLILVDGESNPSGGRHVQLIKDYHKKYPKADLSIIPMTGNFSRGLALELGSAQLDNNTLLFFCDVDLIFNGDALQRCRDNTVQGRQVYFPVVFSQYNPKIVYPERTPRESKFVLTKKSGFWRDYGFGIACVFKSDLLKTGGFDTSILGWGLEDVDLFTKVINSGLKVLRSQEPGIVHVYHPVHCNSSLEQKQYKMCLGSKASTFASTMQLAELWLEKHIEVGYNRTSS
- the sptlc1 gene encoding serine palmitoyltransferase 1, whose translation is MASGQQWVLVEMVQAFYEAPAYHLILEGILILWIIRLLFSKTYKLPETYRLTEKEKEDLIEEWQPEPLVPPVSKDHPSLNYDVVTGPPSHNIIINGKECINFASFNFLGLLDNERVKQKALTSLKKYGVGTCGPRGFYGTFDVHLELESRLAKFMKTEEAIIYSYGFATVASAIPAYSKRGDIIFVDEAACFSIQKGLQASRSFIKYFKHNDMEDLERLLKEQELEDQKNPRKARVTRKFIVAEGLYINTADICPLPELVELKYKYKVRIFLEESMSFGVLGEHGRGVTEHFGVNIDDIDLISANMENAVASIGGFCCGRSFVIDHQRLSGQGYCFSASLPPMLAAAAIEALSIMEEDPDIFTVLREKCKHVHKALQGTPGVKLVGVPLAPALHLQLEKSSGSRDSDMQLLRSIVDYCLERNVAVTLARYLEKEERFLPPPSIRVVVTVEQTDEDIQKAVTCIRDAASALIK